One window from the genome of Roseomonas haemaphysalidis encodes:
- a CDS encoding tetratricopeptide repeat protein translates to MTGLDGPAMRLLQQGVALLQQGRLAQAEPLLRAVLARCPASPDAHQLLGTVLAALGRPGEAEPLLRQAVQARPESADAHGNLGNLLRDLGRPGDAVACLRRAIQLRPHYPEAHNNLGAALRDLGHHAAAGASFREALRQRPGFALCHANLGGLLRHQGDMPAAEAQFRAALGAGDATAEVLAGLGASLRGQGRDRDAEAPLRQALRHEPERTECWVELGLALIGCHRAAEAVPCFEAALRLAPGLAEARLGLGVAMAAQGEYDRAERQVREAVALAPSLAAAHNALGDILRNRAEFAASEASLRHALALAPDLAEAQVNLAFTLLQTGRMAEGWAAYEHRWRAAPWVHRPRALPGRPWRGEPLAGQSILLHGEQGLGDSLQFLRFVTLFAPDTRVVLQVQQPLVGLLRCLPGHVTVLGPEDAPPPVDWHCALLSLPHRFGGRPVPAPPYLSADPAAVAEWRRRLAAAPGLRVGLAWAGSPGLVANARRSLPLRDLDALAGLAGVSFVSLQRGPAAAEPSALPLWRPQMRGDGFDDTAALVAALDLVISVDSSVLHLAGALGGPVWLLNRHDPCWRWQHGEAGSAWYPSLRQFRQTVPGHWGNVVQQVRQALQERCPQ, encoded by the coding sequence ATGACCGGCCTTGACGGGCCCGCCATGCGGCTGTTGCAGCAGGGCGTCGCGCTGCTGCAGCAGGGGCGGCTCGCACAGGCCGAGCCGTTGCTCCGGGCCGTGCTGGCGCGTTGCCCCGCCTCGCCGGACGCTCATCAGCTCCTGGGCACCGTTCTTGCCGCGCTGGGCCGGCCGGGAGAGGCCGAGCCCCTGCTCCGGCAGGCCGTGCAGGCGCGGCCGGAGTCCGCCGATGCGCATGGCAACCTCGGCAATCTTCTGCGCGACCTGGGCCGCCCGGGGGACGCCGTCGCGTGCCTGCGGCGCGCCATCCAGCTGCGCCCGCACTACCCGGAAGCACACAACAACCTGGGCGCCGCGCTGCGCGACCTGGGCCACCACGCGGCCGCCGGGGCCAGCTTTCGCGAGGCCCTGCGCCAGCGCCCAGGTTTCGCGCTGTGCCACGCCAATCTCGGCGGGTTGCTGCGGCACCAGGGCGACATGCCGGCGGCCGAGGCACAGTTCCGCGCCGCGCTCGGCGCCGGCGACGCGACGGCCGAGGTGCTGGCGGGGCTTGGCGCCAGCCTGCGCGGGCAGGGCCGCGACCGGGACGCGGAAGCCCCGCTGCGCCAGGCCCTGCGGCATGAGCCGGAACGCACGGAGTGCTGGGTGGAGCTGGGCCTTGCGCTGATCGGCTGCCACCGCGCCGCCGAGGCGGTGCCTTGCTTCGAGGCCGCGCTGCGGCTGGCGCCCGGGCTGGCGGAAGCCCGCCTGGGCCTGGGTGTCGCCATGGCGGCGCAGGGCGAATACGACCGGGCGGAGCGGCAGGTGCGCGAGGCCGTGGCGCTGGCACCCTCGCTCGCCGCCGCGCACAACGCGCTGGGCGACATCCTGCGCAACCGCGCAGAATTCGCGGCATCGGAAGCCAGCCTGCGCCATGCCCTGGCGCTGGCACCGGATCTGGCGGAAGCCCAGGTCAACCTGGCCTTCACCCTGCTGCAAACCGGACGCATGGCGGAGGGCTGGGCCGCCTACGAGCACCGCTGGCGGGCGGCACCCTGGGTGCACCGGCCCCGCGCGCTGCCCGGCCGCCCCTGGCGGGGCGAGCCGCTGGCTGGGCAAAGCATCCTGCTGCATGGCGAGCAGGGGCTGGGCGACAGCCTGCAGTTCCTGCGCTTCGTCACCCTGTTCGCGCCGGATACGCGGGTGGTGCTGCAGGTGCAGCAACCATTGGTCGGACTGCTGCGATGCCTTCCAGGCCACGTCACGGTGCTGGGGCCTGAGGATGCCCCGCCGCCGGTGGACTGGCACTGCGCCTTGCTCAGCCTGCCGCACCGGTTTGGCGGCCGTCCGGTGCCGGCGCCACCCTACCTGTCCGCCGACCCAGCCGCCGTGGCGGAATGGCGGCGGCGGCTCGCCGCCGCGCCGGGGCTGCGGGTGGGCCTGGCCTGGGCCGGCAGCCCGGGCCTCGTCGCCAATGCGCGGCGGTCCCTGCCGCTGCGGGATTTGGACGCCCTGGCCGGGCTCGCCGGGGTCAGCTTCGTGTCGCTGCAACGCGGCCCGGCGGCGGCGGAACCTTCCGCCCTCCCGCTGTGGCGACCACAAATGCGGGGCGACGGCTTCGACGACACAGCCGCGCTGGTTGCCGCACTGGACCTGGTGATCTCGGTGGACAGCAGCGTGCTGCATCTCGCGGGGGCACTGGGCGGTCCGGTGTGGCTGCTCAACCGCCACGACCCGTGCTGGCGCTGGCAGCATGGCGAGGCGGGCAGCGCCTGGTATCCATCGCTGCGCCAGTTCCGGCAAACGGTGCCGGGCCATTGGGGCAACGTGGTCCAACAGGTCCGGCAGGCCTTGCAGGAACGATGCCCTCAATGA
- a CDS encoding TAXI family TRAP transporter solute-binding subunit, producing MTNAPAAALGRRLLLAGAAATAAMPAALAQPAPGGQASITALTQRANAGTVGVIAGGVDGTYIRIASDLASVLDDGDGLRVLPILGKGSLQNIADIVLLRGVDIGIVQSDSLAYARSRRLVPGLDQLIQYIAKLYDEEVHVLARGDIGSVADLAGKTVNIDVAGSGTAMTASLLFELLGIRVQPAQDTQDVALTRLRAGEIAAMVFVAGKPARLFAGIPPGSGLRFLPVPATDALIETYLPSSLAAADYPSLIAEGQGIETIAVGAVMAVYAWQPGTERHRKVARFVEAFQAKFPAFLRPPRHPKWRDVNLEAQVPGWTRFNAALR from the coding sequence GTGACCAATGCCCCCGCCGCCGCCCTGGGGCGCCGCCTGCTGCTGGCCGGCGCGGCGGCCACCGCCGCCATGCCCGCCGCCCTGGCGCAGCCGGCACCCGGCGGCCAGGCCAGCATCACCGCCCTGACGCAACGTGCCAATGCCGGCACGGTGGGCGTGATCGCCGGCGGCGTGGACGGCACCTACATCCGCATCGCGTCCGACCTCGCTTCCGTACTGGATGACGGCGACGGGCTGCGCGTGCTGCCGATCCTGGGCAAGGGCTCGCTGCAGAACATTGCCGACATCGTGCTCCTGCGCGGCGTGGACATCGGCATCGTGCAATCGGACTCGCTGGCCTACGCGCGCTCGCGCCGGCTGGTGCCGGGGCTGGACCAGCTGATCCAGTACATCGCCAAGCTGTACGACGAGGAGGTACATGTCCTGGCGCGCGGCGACATCGGCTCGGTCGCGGATCTTGCAGGCAAGACCGTCAACATCGACGTCGCCGGCAGCGGCACCGCCATGACGGCGTCGCTGCTGTTCGAGCTGCTGGGCATCCGCGTGCAGCCGGCACAGGACACGCAGGACGTGGCCCTGACGCGGCTGCGCGCCGGCGAGATCGCCGCCATGGTCTTCGTGGCGGGCAAGCCGGCGCGCCTGTTCGCCGGCATCCCGCCCGGCAGCGGCCTGCGCTTCCTGCCCGTGCCCGCGACGGACGCGCTGATCGAGACCTACCTGCCGTCCAGCCTCGCCGCCGCCGACTACCCGTCCTTGATCGCCGAGGGGCAAGGCATCGAAACCATCGCGGTGGGCGCGGTGATGGCGGTCTATGCCTGGCAGCCGGGCACGGAGCGGCACCGCAAGGTGGCCCGCTTCGTGGAGGCCTTCCAGGCGAAGTTCCCCGCCTTTCTGCGCCCGCCGCGCCACCCCAAGTGGCGCGACGTCAACCTGGAAGCGCAGGTGCCGGGGTGGACGCGCTTCAACGCGGCGTTGCGTTAG
- a CDS encoding S9 family peptidase, with translation MTEIEARLDALLAAPAASLPSFAADGRLYFLCDAGGSAQVWELPAGGGAPRPRSAHRDAVSFVAGSPADGGAVFGRDSAGDERVQLYRLEPEGEPRPLTADPRTIHAWGAFSPDGRRVACAANSRDPAHADPVVIDIATGAATRLREVQGPHELPGWMPDGRSVVLSTAPRTFESELIAVAPDGAATPLTPHQGDWRHMNPRWRKDGEGFWLLTDRGGEFLCVAFMLPGGTPRRLFAPDADVEKLEVSPDQSRLAVVVNEAAWSRLHILDAATGAVLESPEHPPGVITKLSWHPDGGSLAFDLVCPTRPATLWRHRRGEAAAELLFAASAAPEAVVDWQTVSFPTFDSRDLPGFLALPAGEAPARGWPVLVWVHGGPAMQALPNWRPDLQLMLSLGIAVLVPNVRGSTGYGRDYAALDDREKRMDSVRDLAAAHAWLGAQPRFDKQRIGIMGQSYGGWMVLAAVTEQPELWAAGVDYYGIARWKTFFERTGPWRVGHRAAEYGDPVADAELLERLSPLHKAGDIRCPMLVAQGLTDPRVPPHESAQIVQALKNRNVPVESVIFPDEGHGFLKRDNRRTVMLAVAGFLRQHLMG, from the coding sequence ATGACCGAGATCGAAGCCCGCCTCGACGCCCTGCTGGCCGCGCCCGCCGCCAGCCTGCCCTCCTTCGCTGCCGACGGCCGGCTGTATTTCCTGTGCGATGCCGGCGGCTCCGCCCAGGTGTGGGAGTTGCCGGCCGGGGGCGGCGCCCCCCGCCCACGCAGCGCGCACCGGGATGCGGTCAGCTTCGTGGCCGGCAGCCCCGCCGACGGCGGCGCCGTGTTCGGCCGCGACAGCGCCGGCGACGAGCGCGTGCAGCTGTACCGCCTGGAGCCGGAAGGCGAGCCACGCCCGCTGACCGCCGACCCGCGCACCATCCATGCCTGGGGCGCCTTCTCGCCGGACGGCCGGCGCGTGGCCTGCGCCGCCAACAGCCGCGACCCGGCGCATGCCGACCCGGTGGTGATCGACATCGCCACCGGCGCCGCCACCCGGCTTCGCGAGGTGCAGGGCCCGCACGAGCTGCCGGGCTGGATGCCGGACGGGCGTTCCGTGGTGCTGTCCACCGCGCCGCGCACCTTTGAAAGCGAGCTGATCGCGGTGGCGCCGGATGGCGCGGCCACGCCGCTGACGCCGCACCAGGGCGACTGGCGCCACATGAACCCGCGCTGGCGCAAGGATGGCGAGGGCTTCTGGCTGCTGACCGACCGGGGCGGCGAGTTTCTGTGCGTCGCCTTCATGTTGCCGGGTGGCACGCCACGCCGGCTGTTCGCGCCGGATGCCGACGTGGAAAAGCTGGAGGTCTCGCCCGACCAGTCGCGCCTCGCGGTGGTGGTCAACGAGGCCGCCTGGTCGCGCCTGCATATTCTGGATGCCGCGACCGGCGCGGTGCTGGAAAGCCCGGAGCACCCGCCCGGGGTCATCACCAAGCTGTCCTGGCACCCGGATGGGGGCAGCCTGGCCTTCGACCTCGTGTGCCCGACCCGCCCCGCCACCCTGTGGCGCCACCGCCGGGGCGAGGCCGCGGCGGAGCTGCTGTTCGCCGCCAGCGCCGCGCCGGAAGCGGTGGTGGACTGGCAGACCGTCAGCTTCCCCACCTTTGACAGCCGCGACCTGCCGGGCTTCCTGGCGCTGCCGGCGGGTGAGGCGCCGGCGCGGGGCTGGCCGGTGCTGGTCTGGGTGCATGGCGGCCCGGCCATGCAGGCCCTGCCCAACTGGCGGCCGGACCTGCAGCTTATGCTGTCGCTCGGCATCGCCGTGCTGGTGCCCAATGTGCGCGGTTCCACCGGCTATGGCCGCGACTACGCGGCGCTGGACGACCGCGAGAAACGGATGGACAGCGTGCGCGACCTCGCCGCCGCGCATGCCTGGCTGGGCGCGCAGCCGCGCTTCGACAAGCAGCGCATCGGCATCATGGGGCAGAGCTACGGCGGCTGGATGGTGCTGGCGGCCGTGACGGAACAGCCGGAGCTCTGGGCCGCGGGCGTGGACTACTACGGCATCGCGCGGTGGAAAACCTTCTTCGAGCGGACCGGCCCCTGGCGCGTCGGCCACCGCGCAGCCGAATACGGCGACCCCGTCGCGGATGCGGAGCTGCTGGAACGCCTGTCGCCGCTGCACAAGGCGGGCGACATCCGCTGCCCCATGCTGGTGGCCCAGGGCCTGACCGACCCGCGTGTGCCGCCGCACGAAAGCGCGCAGATCGTGCAGGCCCTAAAGAATCGCAACGTTCCCGTGGAATCCGTCATCTTCCCCGATGAAGGCCACGGATTCCTGAAGCGCGACAACCGCCGCACGGTGATGCTGGCGGTCGCCGGCTTCCTGCGGCAGCACCTGATGGGATAA
- a CDS encoding ABC transporter ATP-binding protein, translating to MTPPPALEAVGLDIHFGHGARANHAVKDVSFKVGKGEAFGLIGESGSGKSTVLRAFSGLNEQYDGALLLHGQELPHHRDKAFFRRAQMVFQDPYGSLHPRKMVNKVLLEPLAIHGLDRPQERVDAVLEAVGLGTAFRYRYPHQLSGGQRQRVAIARCLVLEPEILLLDEPTSALDVSVQAEILNLLARLRQERGLTYIMVSHDLAVVAHLCSRVAIMNGGEIVEQIPVADLRAGRASHPYSRELLAASRGAA from the coding sequence ATGACCCCGCCGCCCGCGCTGGAGGCGGTCGGCCTCGACATCCATTTCGGTCATGGCGCGCGCGCCAACCACGCGGTGAAGGACGTTTCCTTCAAGGTCGGCAAGGGCGAGGCCTTCGGGCTGATCGGCGAGAGCGGTTCCGGCAAGTCCACCGTGCTGCGCGCCTTCTCGGGCCTTAACGAGCAGTATGATGGCGCGCTCCTGCTGCACGGGCAGGAGCTGCCGCACCACCGCGACAAGGCCTTCTTCCGCCGGGCGCAGATGGTGTTCCAGGACCCCTACGGCTCGCTGCACCCGCGCAAGATGGTCAACAAGGTGCTGCTGGAGCCGCTGGCGATCCATGGCCTCGACCGGCCGCAGGAGCGGGTGGATGCGGTGCTGGAGGCGGTCGGCCTCGGCACCGCTTTCCGCTACCGCTACCCGCACCAGCTCTCGGGCGGGCAGCGGCAGCGCGTCGCCATCGCGCGCTGCCTAGTGCTGGAGCCGGAGATCCTGCTGCTGGACGAGCCGACCAGCGCGCTGGACGTGTCCGTGCAGGCGGAGATCCTCAACCTGCTGGCCCGGCTGCGGCAGGAGCGGGGGCTGACCTACATCATGGTCAGCCACGACCTGGCGGTGGTGGCGCATCTCTGTTCCCGCGTCGCGATCATGAACGGGGGCGAGATCGTCGAGCAGATTCCGGTCGCGGATCTGCGCGCCGGACGGGCTTCGCACCCCTACAGCCGGGAATTGCTGGCGGCGAGCCGCGGGGCGGCTTGA
- a CDS encoding ABC transporter ATP-binding protein yields MAEPLLRLRDLRVSFPSANGPIEAVRGVSFDIGREKVGIVGESGSGKSMTGRALLRLSPRAATVTAAEMRFDGIDLMAASERKLRTIRGARISMILQDPKYSLNPLIRVGAQIAESCRLHQRVSKAVAREKSMAMLEAVQIRDPARVYDLYPHEVSGGMGQRIMIAMMLVTEPDLIVADEPTSALDVTVRRQVLAILDELVTRRGAGLVFISHDLNLVAEFCDRVLVMYAGRVVEELHAAELHAARHPYTQALLRSLPRLEEPVEVLAVPTRDPAWRDGPAWRFGVPA; encoded by the coding sequence ATGGCTGAGCCGCTCCTGCGCCTGCGCGACCTGCGCGTGTCCTTCCCCTCCGCCAACGGACCGATCGAAGCCGTGCGGGGTGTCTCCTTCGACATCGGCCGCGAGAAGGTGGGCATCGTCGGCGAAAGCGGCTCCGGCAAGTCGATGACCGGCCGCGCGCTCTTGCGCCTGTCGCCCCGCGCGGCGACGGTGACGGCGGCCGAGATGCGCTTCGACGGCATCGACCTGATGGCCGCCAGCGAGCGCAAGCTGCGCACCATCCGCGGCGCCCGCATCTCGATGATCCTGCAGGACCCGAAGTACTCGCTGAACCCGCTGATCCGCGTCGGCGCGCAGATCGCCGAATCCTGCCGCCTGCACCAGCGCGTCTCCAAGGCCGTGGCGCGCGAGAAGTCGATGGCCATGCTGGAGGCGGTGCAGATCCGCGACCCCGCCCGGGTGTACGACCTGTATCCGCATGAGGTCTCGGGCGGCATGGGCCAGCGCATTATGATCGCGATGATGCTGGTGACGGAACCCGACCTGATCGTGGCGGACGAGCCGACCAGCGCGCTGGACGTCACGGTGCGCCGGCAGGTGCTGGCGATCCTGGATGAGCTGGTGACGCGGCGCGGCGCCGGGCTGGTGTTCATCAGCCACGACCTCAATCTCGTCGCCGAGTTCTGCGACCGCGTGCTGGTGATGTATGCCGGCCGCGTGGTGGAGGAGCTGCACGCCGCCGAGCTGCACGCCGCCCGCCACCCCTACACCCAGGCGCTGCTGCGCAGCCTGCCGCGGCTGGAGGAGCCGGTGGAGGTGCTGGCCGTCCCCACCCGCGACCCGGCTTGGCGCGACGGCCCCGCCTGGCGCTTCGGAGTGCCCGCATGA
- the nikC gene encoding nickel transporter permease → MSMTLGEWLRQPVPATPWQARAQAGWSAWRRLRSNPPAMAGFVLLVVLIGIALFAPLIATHDILAQDLGARLQKPSAAHWLGTDDLGRDIFSRVVYGSRITLYIAFLAALIAAPLGLIIGTTAGYIGGWTDTVLMRLVDIFLSFPSLILALAFVAALGPGIENAIIAISLAAWPPIARLARAETLTVRKSDYIAAVRLQGASRMRIIFHHVMPMCIPSVVVRITLNMAAIILTAAGLGFLGLGAQPPSPEWGAMLSTGRQFVMNAWWIAAIPGCAILLTSLAFNLFGDGLRDILDPRHG, encoded by the coding sequence ATGAGCATGACACTGGGAGAATGGCTGCGGCAGCCGGTGCCCGCCACGCCCTGGCAGGCCCGCGCCCAGGCCGGCTGGTCCGCCTGGCGGCGGCTGCGGAGCAACCCGCCGGCCATGGCGGGCTTCGTGCTGCTGGTCGTCCTGATCGGCATCGCGCTTTTCGCGCCGCTGATCGCCACGCATGACATCCTGGCGCAGGACCTGGGCGCGCGGTTGCAGAAGCCCTCCGCCGCGCATTGGCTGGGCACGGACGACCTGGGGCGGGATATCTTCTCGCGCGTCGTCTACGGCTCGCGCATCACGCTCTACATCGCCTTTCTGGCGGCGCTGATCGCGGCCCCGCTGGGGCTGATCATCGGCACCACCGCCGGCTATATCGGCGGCTGGACGGACACGGTGCTGATGCGGCTGGTGGATATCTTTCTGTCCTTTCCCAGCCTGATCCTGGCGCTGGCCTTCGTCGCCGCGCTCGGCCCGGGCATCGAGAACGCCATCATCGCCATCTCGCTCGCCGCCTGGCCACCCATCGCGCGGCTGGCGCGGGCGGAGACGCTGACGGTGCGGAAATCCGACTACATCGCCGCCGTGCGGCTGCAAGGCGCGTCGCGGATGCGGATCATCTTCCACCACGTGATGCCGATGTGCATCCCTTCCGTCGTGGTCCGCATCACGCTGAACATGGCGGCCATCATCCTGACGGCGGCGGGGCTGGGCTTTCTCGGCCTCGGTGCGCAGCCGCCGAGCCCGGAATGGGGGGCGATGCTCTCCACCGGCCGGCAGTTCGTGATGAATGCCTGGTGGATCGCCGCCATTCCCGGCTGCGCCATCCTGCTCACCAGCCTGGCCTTCAACCTGTTCGGTGACGGGCTGCGCGACATTCTGGACCCGCGTCATGGCTGA
- a CDS encoding ABC transporter permease, whose product MSGAATTPSRRPVLPGRGATALRVVVSIAVTLFGLMALTFFIGRMLPLDPVAAILGDNATQEAYEAMRAQLGLDQPIWVQFFRYVGDILRLDLGTALTTGKPVLSDIARVFPATIELATVGIIIGTGLGIPLGVMAAAYRDTPVDYFVRVFGLLGYSTPNFWLGLMGLVLFYATLGWVGGPGRIDTAFQWDIEPVTDLLLVDTAMAGQWEIFRDVLGHIILPASILGFGALAYISRMTRSFMLEQLAQEYVVAARVKGLSWMRTVWLHAFRNVAVQVVTVVALAYAFLLEGAVLTETVFAWPGFGRYLTNALLAGDMNAVVGCTLLIGIIFVGLNLLTDLLYRLFDPRTH is encoded by the coding sequence ATGTCGGGTGCGGCCACCACCCCCTCCCGGCGGCCGGTGCTGCCGGGGCGGGGGGCCACGGCGCTGCGCGTCGTGGTGTCCATCGCCGTCACGCTGTTCGGGCTGATGGCGCTGACCTTCTTTATCGGCCGCATGCTGCCGCTCGACCCCGTGGCCGCCATCCTGGGCGACAACGCCACGCAGGAAGCCTATGAGGCGATGCGCGCGCAACTCGGCCTCGACCAACCGATCTGGGTGCAGTTCTTCCGCTACGTGGGCGACATCCTCCGGCTCGACCTCGGCACGGCGCTGACCACCGGCAAGCCGGTGCTCTCAGACATCGCCCGCGTCTTTCCCGCGACCATCGAGCTGGCGACGGTGGGCATCATCATCGGCACCGGGCTCGGCATCCCGCTCGGCGTCATGGCGGCGGCGTATCGCGACACGCCGGTGGATTATTTCGTGCGGGTGTTCGGGCTGCTGGGCTATTCCACGCCGAACTTCTGGCTCGGGCTGATGGGGCTGGTGCTGTTCTATGCCACGCTCGGCTGGGTCGGCGGCCCGGGGCGGATCGACACCGCCTTTCAGTGGGACATCGAGCCGGTGACCGACCTGCTGCTGGTGGACACCGCCATGGCCGGGCAGTGGGAGATCTTCCGGGATGTCCTCGGCCACATCATCCTGCCGGCCTCGATCCTCGGCTTCGGCGCGCTGGCCTATATCAGCCGCATGACGCGCAGCTTCATGCTGGAACAGCTGGCGCAGGAATACGTCGTCGCCGCGCGGGTGAAGGGCCTGTCCTGGATGCGCACGGTCTGGCTGCACGCCTTCCGCAACGTCGCCGTGCAGGTGGTGACCGTGGTGGCGCTGGCTTATGCCTTTCTGCTGGAGGGCGCGGTGCTGACCGAGACGGTCTTCGCCTGGCCCGGCTTCGGCCGTTATCTCACCAACGCGCTGCTGGCGGGGGACATGAACGCGGTGGTCGGCTGCACGCTGCTGATCGGCATCATCTTCGTGGGCCTGAACCTGCTGACCGACCTGCTGTATCGCCTGTTTGACCCGCGGACGCACTGA
- a CDS encoding ABC transporter substrate-binding protein, whose protein sequence is MAMFRPRRFLAAAAVAAALAAPSVTQAATPGNALVMAWNIDAISTFDPAQIGEVVTSELFNNTCDYIAAFDPRDEKKVVPGLAERWDVSPDGQQITFHLRDNLRFPSGEKATAQDLAWSMQRVVKLGFGNAATLTEYGFTKANVEQMITAADDRTLVMKLDKPYPTTLILQAIAANRVGALLDRKTIMAGEVNGDLGNKFLATRTACVGPYNLRQWNAGETVVLEANPNYWDTAPKLRRIIIRHVAEAGTQRLLLEKGDIDIARNLTPEDMQALEKVPGITLSRARMPQLVYWGFNNSNPIFANEKVRLAMRYLIDYDALAKTIMAYDGVPRASFVQLGAFGALDEKQGQPFSLDLARAKQLLTEAGYPDGFETTLIFGTLPYSGPIAQHIQANAAKVGVRIRLEQMANAQLFARHRGREFQTAMLAWQTSVPDAQGNASRLIANPDNRAEAKLTQYPAWRHAFQSEAANATVAAALLERDEAKRAEMYYQLQRDMMQSGPTAIMFQTIQVAGIRSNVRNWLWHGFSTYYALASKD, encoded by the coding sequence ATGGCCATGTTCCGACCCCGCCGTTTCCTGGCCGCAGCGGCGGTCGCCGCCGCGCTGGCCGCGCCAAGCGTGACCCAGGCGGCGACGCCCGGCAATGCCCTGGTGATGGCCTGGAACATCGACGCCATCAGCACCTTCGACCCCGCGCAGATCGGCGAGGTTGTGACCAGCGAGCTGTTCAACAACACCTGCGACTACATCGCGGCCTTCGACCCGCGGGACGAGAAGAAGGTGGTGCCGGGGCTGGCCGAGCGGTGGGACGTCTCGCCCGACGGGCAGCAGATCACCTTTCACCTGCGCGACAACCTGCGCTTCCCGAGCGGCGAGAAGGCCACGGCGCAGGACCTGGCGTGGTCCATGCAGCGCGTGGTCAAGCTCGGCTTCGGCAATGCCGCGACGCTCACGGAGTACGGCTTCACCAAGGCGAATGTGGAGCAGATGATCACGGCGGCGGATGACCGCACGCTGGTGATGAAGCTGGACAAGCCTTACCCCACCACGCTGATCCTGCAGGCCATCGCCGCCAACCGCGTGGGCGCGCTCCTGGACCGCAAGACCATCATGGCGGGCGAGGTGAACGGCGACCTCGGCAACAAGTTCCTGGCCACCCGCACCGCCTGCGTCGGCCCCTACAACCTGCGGCAATGGAACGCGGGCGAGACGGTGGTGCTGGAAGCCAACCCGAATTACTGGGACACCGCGCCCAAGCTGCGCCGCATCATCATCCGCCACGTGGCGGAAGCCGGCACGCAGCGCCTGCTGCTGGAAAAGGGCGACATCGACATCGCCCGCAACCTGACGCCGGAAGACATGCAGGCGCTGGAAAAGGTGCCAGGCATCACGCTGTCGCGCGCCCGCATGCCGCAGCTGGTGTACTGGGGCTTCAACAACAGCAATCCGATCTTCGCCAACGAGAAGGTGCGCCTGGCGATGCGCTACCTGATCGACTACGACGCGCTGGCCAAGACGATCATGGCCTATGACGGCGTGCCGCGTGCCTCCTTCGTGCAGCTCGGTGCCTTCGGCGCGCTGGACGAGAAGCAGGGCCAGCCTTTCTCGCTCGACCTCGCCCGCGCCAAGCAGCTGCTGACCGAGGCCGGCTACCCGGACGGCTTCGAGACCACGCTGATCTTCGGCACGCTGCCCTATTCCGGGCCGATCGCGCAGCACATCCAGGCGAATGCCGCCAAGGTGGGCGTGCGCATCCGGCTGGAGCAGATGGCCAACGCGCAGCTCTTCGCCCGCCATCGCGGCCGCGAGTTCCAGACCGCCATGCTGGCGTGGCAGACCAGCGTGCCGGATGCGCAGGGCAATGCGTCGCGCCTGATCGCCAACCCGGACAACCGCGCCGAGGCCAAGCTGACGCAGTACCCCGCCTGGCGCCATGCCTTCCAGTCCGAGGCCGCCAACGCCACCGTCGCCGCCGCCCTGCTGGAGCGCGACGAGGCCAAGCGGGCCGAGATGTATTACCAGCTGCAGCGCGACATGATGCAAAGCGGCCCGACGGCGATCATGTTCCAGACCATCCAGGTCGCCGGCATCCGCAGCAATGTGCGCAACTGGCTGTGGCACGGCTTCTCCACCTACTACGCGCTCGCGTCCAAGGACTGA
- a CDS encoding serine hydrolase domain-containing protein, translating into MPVPPHETADCGDWPWWQGPEEAGWHPGPLAELRREAAAGDTAALMVVADGRVLHAQGAVDRRFNVHSIRKSLLSALVGIHVAAGRIELEATLAQLGIDDALGLTEREKLATVLDLLCARSGVFHPSGYESPWMLSIKPARHSAGPGTTWCYNNWDFNALGSVFRHCTGADIFEDFAARIGAPCGLSDFSPARDGTLVSLPDSRHPAYPFRMTARDLARVGQMMLDGGRAAGRQVVPADWVAASVAPVSEAGYRGAYGYMWWVERAGLLFPGLLVPPGSFAAIGVRGHVLLVMPALRAVVVHRVDSDREGPSVSLGRFGRLLSLLLAAAPR; encoded by the coding sequence TTGCCTGTCCCGCCCCATGAAACCGCCGATTGCGGCGACTGGCCCTGGTGGCAAGGGCCGGAGGAAGCCGGCTGGCACCCTGGCCCGCTCGCCGAACTGCGGCGGGAGGCCGCCGCGGGCGATACCGCCGCGCTCATGGTGGTGGCGGATGGCCGCGTGCTGCACGCGCAGGGTGCGGTGGACCGCCGCTTCAACGTGCATTCCATCCGCAAGAGCCTGCTTTCCGCGCTGGTCGGCATCCATGTGGCGGCAGGCCGCATCGAGCTGGAAGCCACGCTGGCGCAGCTCGGCATCGACGACGCGCTGGGCCTGACGGAGCGCGAAAAGCTGGCCACCGTGCTGGACCTGTTGTGCGCGCGGTCCGGCGTGTTCCACCCCAGCGGCTATGAATCGCCATGGATGCTGTCCATCAAGCCGGCGCGGCACAGCGCCGGCCCGGGCACCACCTGGTGCTACAACAACTGGGACTTCAACGCGCTGGGAAGCGTGTTCCGCCATTGCACCGGCGCCGACATCTTTGAGGATTTCGCCGCGCGCATTGGCGCCCCCTGCGGCCTTTCGGATTTCAGCCCGGCGCGGGACGGCACGCTGGTATCGCTGCCGGACTCCCGCCACCCCGCCTACCCCTTTCGCATGACGGCGCGCGACCTGGCGCGGGTGGGGCAGATGATGCTGGATGGCGGCCGCGCCGCCGGCCGCCAGGTGGTGCCGGCGGACTGGGTGGCGGCCAGCGTGGCCCCCGTGTCGGAAGCCGGCTATCGCGGCGCTTATGGTTACATGTGGTGGGTGGAACGGGCGGGGCTGCTGTTTCCCGGCCTGCTGGTGCCACCGGGCAGCTTTGCCGCCATCGGCGTGCGCGGCCATGTGCTGCTGGTGATGCCCGCGCTGCGCGCCGTGGTGGTGCACCGCGTGGACAGCGACCGCGAAGGTCCCTCCGTGTCCCTCGGCCGCTTCGGCCGGCTGCTGTCCCTCCTGCTCGCGGCCGCGCCGCGCTGA